In Cherax quadricarinatus isolate ZL_2023a chromosome 1, ASM3850222v1, whole genome shotgun sequence, the DNA window tgaatgttgcagcgaggagaaggctggaggctgtggagatgtcatgtctgagggtaatgtgtggtgtgaatacaatgcagagaattcgtagtttggaagttaggaggaggtgcgggattaccaaaactgttgtccagagggttgaggaagggttgttgaggtggttcggacatgtagagagaatggagcgaaacagtgacttcaaaagtgtatcagtctgtagtggaaggaaggcggggtaggggtcggcctaggaaaggctggagggaggaggtaaaggaggttttgtgtgcgaggggcttggacttccagcaggcatgcgtgagcatgtttgataggaatgaatggagacaaatggtttttaatactttacatgctgttagagtgtgagcaaagtaacatttatgaaggggttcagggaaaccggcaggctggactcgagtcctggagatgggaagtacagtgcctgcactctgaaggaggggtgttaatgttgcagtttaaaaactgtagtgtaaagcacccttctggcaagacagtgatggagtgaatgatggtgaaagtttttctttttcgggccaccctgccttggtgaaatcggccagtgtgataaaaaaaaaaaaaatttttaaagataaactataattttacatacgcaaaacaatgagaactaaataaaatgactaatgaaatggataaatgaacatttaacatcacatatacctttattgaagattcttgttggcatatgaaagacagggaggaagagaaagggaggactggttgtttggaaggggaatccccctccataaggatttcaggtatcaagtccctatctgggattacttcccttctttgtcttgtactggcactagaaccagcttgagtcactgcacCCGCTGTGCGCGCGCACAAAAAAaagtccagagaggtctgttcctggtatctctaagatttgcctgaagtgggacaaggttttgtcactcgacatgttgcagatatgcctagtttcagcttggtcagggtgatatttctccacaaaactttgcacctttcactttgcacaaatgtccttaattgcTGAAAAAGGCACCTTcatccccctctcttcctcctctgaaccaatttcctcagctgtgacctattgctgttgcagatgaaggtcttgcagctcttcagtgattagctcttgggcccatggtggcttatttcacagtcgcactcaataaacaaccacaaaaaacaatggattataacgAAATGTTTGAATGAATACACGGAGTGTTGCTCACTCACcgagagacacagccagactgactcacgcaTGCAGCgcgagtcagtctggctgtgcaTATCGGCCGAAATCCAATTTGGCCGATatccaaggttccactgtattgtttttattttgtgcACCCTCAAGATGATTATTCTTATAAactccaccttgactacctcacagtagtattaagatcaaaTAAGATTTTAATAAAGTTAACTACTATTATCTTGTCTAATTTTTAGTGTACTAGGATCAGTTTGCCTGACATGCCCCGGCacgatagtggctctctttgtgcttagcaaaccaaaattgtaattacacactgtaacctttacaaagaaataaatctaTCAATAAATTTTTACTGCTTTGCACACTACTATTGCCATCAAATGGTAGTCTTTTCTTTATAACTTACAACAACCCACAAAAACTATCCATTTTCTATTGCATTTTCTTTTCATGTTctatttagaatttttttttttttttaattttccctACATGGGGGCTAAATGATGCATGATCAagttcaaaaaaaaatttgttttacaaggggaaggagggatgggggaAGTAACTACAGATAGAAACACTATTTTGCTTTTAAAGATAAAATAGTTTACATCAGTACCAGAATGTTTGATTTATTTGTTGTAACTCACAGTCTTAATGAAGGAAATACAATGATtaaaatataaacatataaatactTACAACAACACCAATCCTGACCCTATCCCCAGTCTTGCGAACCTCCACACCATCATCAACTACAAGATTCATAAATGGATCAAAGCCTCGTAATGTGCCTTCAACTACTCGTCCACCATTGAGTTTCGTCATCACACGCTTGTCCATATATCTGTTAAAATTTAACAATATTAATGTTCAACAAAATACAGTATGCAACAAAGATCTATATATTTTAATGTATGTACAAGCCATTATAAATTTGAAAACAGATTAACACATTTTAAATTGCTatggaccccccccccctcactgatTGGACATTCAAATTATCATTGTATACTATATTCAGCTGAATAAATCATTCAATCAGAAATAATAGTCAAATACAAAATAATGCAGGATACAAATAAAGCACCATCAAGTGACCTTGTCCTGGGATAAACTCAAGGCTATGAGAGACTGTACAAAGATATAGATGGATGACATACACGATAAATAGTCTAAAAACAGGACTGCAATATGCACAACCATAATTTTAGGTTTTATCTTCATCCTCCATTGTTATCAAAAGTTAATGGTTACATGTACAACATAAGGAATACAAACAGGAATTCTGCATAATTTTTTCCCCCGTAGTGACAGAATGCAAGGGACTATAGATttcatttacctggagtttacctggagagtgttccgggggtcaacgcccccacggcccggtctgtgaccaggcctcctggtggatcagagcctgatcaaccaggctgttactgctggctgcacgcaatccaacatacgagccacagcccggctgatcaggaaccgactttaggtgcttgtccagtgctagcttgaagactgccaggggtctgttggtaatcccccttatgtatgctgggaggcagttgaacagtctcaggcccctgacacttattgtatggtctcttaacgtgctagtgacacccctgcttttcattggggggatgttgcatcgtctgccaagtcttttgctttcgaagtgagtgattttcgtgtgcaagttcggtactagtccctctaggattttccaggtgtatataatcatgtatctctccagcctgcattccagggaatacaggttcaggaacctcaagcgctcccagtaattgaggtgttttatctccgttatgcgctgtgaaggttctctgtacattttctaggtcagcaatttcacctgccttgaaaggggctgttagtgtgcagcaatattccagcctagatagaacaagtgacctgaagagtgtcatgggcttggcatccctcgttttgaaggttctcattatccatcctgtcatttttctagcagatgcgatcgatacaatgttatggtccttgaaggtgagatcctccgacatgatcactcccaggtctttgacgttggtgtttcgctctattttgtggccagaatttgttttgtactctgatgaagatttaatttcctcgtgtttaccatatctgagtaattgaaatttctcatcgttgaacttcatattgttttctgcagcccactgaaagatttggttgatgtccgcctggagccttgcagtgtctgcaatggaagacactgtcatgcagattcgggtgtcatctgcaaaggaagacacggtgctgtggctgacatccttgtctatgtgagatataaggatgaggaacaagatgggagcgagtactgtgccttgtggaacagagcttttcaccgtgcctgcctcagactttactctgttgactactactctctgtgttctgttagcgaggaaattatagatccatcgaccgacttttcctgttattcctttagcacgcattttgtgcgctattacgccatggtcacacttgtcgaaggcttttgcaaagtctgtatatattacatctgcattctttttgtcttctagtgcatctaggaccttgtcgtagtgatccaatagttgagacagacaggagcgacctgttctaaacccatgttgccctgggttgtgtaactgatgggtttctagatgggtggtacttcttaggactcttttaaagatttttacgatatgggatgttagtgctatcggtctgtagttctttgctgttgctttactgccacctctgtggagtggggctatgtctgttgtttttagtaactgtgggacgacccccgtgtccatgctccctctccataggatggtaaaggctcgtgatagtggctttttgcagttcttgatgaacacggagttccacgagtctggccctggggcagagtgcatgggcatgtcatttatcgcctgttcgaagtcatttggtgtcaggataacatcagataggcttgtgttaaccaaattctgtggctctctcataaaaaattcattttgatcttcgactctcagtctggttagtggcttgctaaaaactgagtcatattgggacttgagtagctcactcatttccttgctgtcatctgtgtaggacccatcttgtttaagtaagggcccaatactggacgttgttctcgactttgatttggcataggagaagaaatactttgggtttctttcgatttcatttatggcttttagttctccccgcgattcctgactcctataagattcctttagcttaagttcgatgtttgctatttctctgaccagtgtctccctacgcatttcagatagattgacctcttttagccgctctgttattcttttccatcgcctgtaaagagcgcctgtctttctattttacatctactcctcctttttcttagaggaataagtcttgtgcatacatcgagtgccaccaagttaatctgttctaggcataagttggggtctgtgttgcttagtatatcttcccagcttatatcggttaggacttggtttacttggtcccactttatgtttttgttattgaagttgaatttggtgaatgctccctcgtgactaatctcattttgtcggtctggggctctgcgcatacatgtctgaacctcaattatgttgtgatctgagtatatttttttgatatggtgacatttcttatcagatcatcattgttagtgaagatgaggtctagtgtattctccattctagtaggctctattatttgctggtttaaccctttgactgtcgcggccgtatatatacgtttgtgaggtaccgtgtttgacgtatatatactcataaattctagcggcttcaaatcaggcaggagaaagctagtaggcccacatgttagagaatgggtctgtgtggtcagtgtgcaccacataaaaaaaatcctggagcacgcagtgcataatgagaaaaaaaaaactctgaccgttttttttttaattaaaatgccgaatttgtggtctattttcgtatagtatttgtggttgtattctcgttttcatggtctcatttgatagaatggaaactatattatagaaatggaggtgattttgattaattttactataaaaagaacctggaaatggagcacaaagtacaggaaatgtttgatttttgccgatgttcaaaagtaaacaaatgatgtcattgtccaataaatgtccaaatagccattctaatacgcagtcatgaatgggttgatgtaatttttacaattattacagtattgcagtagtctgcataacagtaaatcttctattttttgtttgaataaaatttcaaaacaaaaagcaagagtaatatcacagggacctggagatatgactgatgaacaaagaaaatcttattttagagccaggaatgtctgcattgttcattctggaccttattttgaaattgtcgtattttttaattttcgtgaaattggccaaattgcaaatttctgaccatgttattgggtagttgaaatcggtaaatgggcagtttcttgtgctcaatcgatagaaaaaatagagttctgaagaaatagttatgagtttggttgactggaataacggaattagccgaaaatagggctcaaagtgggcgaaattgccgatttttaaatatcgccgaagtcgctaacttcgcgagagcgtaattccgtcagttttccatcaaatttcgtttttttggtgtctttacaatcgggaaaagattctctatcatttcataagaaaaaatttttttttttttcgaatattttgcgacaccaggagcaacttcaggattgggcacttcgacagtcaaagggttaaattgaattttgtgcagagatttaaaagctcgtgtgagtgtgagttttcatcagagctgcctcctggtgttattactgcaacaatattatttgctatattcctccattttaggtgccttaagttgaaatcccccaggagcaagatgttgggtgcaggagctggaaaattttccagacagtggtcaatttttaacagctgttcctggaattgctgggatgttgcatccggaggcttgtagactaccacaatgactaggttttggttctcgacctttactgctaaaacttccactacatcatttgaggcattaacc includes these proteins:
- the SNRPG gene encoding probable small nuclear ribonucleoprotein G encodes the protein MSKAHPPELKKYMDKRVMTKLNGGRVVEGTLRGFDPFMNLVVDDGVEVRKTGDRVRIGVVVIRGSSIIMLEALDRIS